The Chryseobacterium sp. 52 genome includes a region encoding these proteins:
- a CDS encoding rod shape-determining protein MreD, translating into MISRTLFTDILIMIFLVALQIFVLNRITIFGKYTPVLYPVFVMFYPFFRNKYQFLALSFLIGLSVDAFLFSWGINAFATTLIAYFRTLIFRTSTDTSTDFFSFQSLQWAQFLLFLFSSIFLHQLLVQYIEFFKFSRFFEILLNVVITSIISFIFIVVYALIFKIKQKV; encoded by the coding sequence ATGATTAGCAGGACATTATTTACCGACATATTGATCATGATCTTTTTGGTGGCACTACAGATTTTTGTACTGAACAGGATCACCATTTTCGGAAAGTACACACCGGTACTCTATCCTGTATTTGTCATGTTCTATCCTTTCTTCAGAAATAAATATCAATTTTTAGCATTGAGCTTTTTAATAGGGCTTTCTGTAGACGCATTCCTCTTCTCATGGGGGATTAATGCTTTTGCAACCACATTGATCGCTTATTTCAGAACATTGATTTTCAGGACTTCAACAGATACTTCAACAGACTTTTTCTCTTTTCAGTCCCTTCAGTGGGCGCAGTTTTTGCTGTTTCTGTTTTCAAGTATCTTTCTGCACCAGCTTTTAGTGCAGTACATTGAATTTTTTAAATTTAGCCGATTTTTTGAAATATTACTTAATGTAGTGATAACAAGTATAATTTCCTTTATATTTATCGTTGTTTACGCATTAATATTTAAAATCAAACAAAAAGTTTGA
- the mreC gene encoding rod shape-determining protein MreC — MGFLLRLFSKNALFVFFIFLQIVALVLIFSKNVMQKSWVAGQSAALNSWISGYIDEGVSYLKLKQINEDLVAQNKSLMTQLYGKEGGANPVFKKVHDTLGGGQIYTFVDGEIVFNSINRRNNYFTINRGRRDGVFPQMGVMAPKGIAGIVINSTDSYALVQSVLSVNKIRINASLKNSGYFGTLTWNGDNSRVMHLADIPKYVALKVGDTVVTDGKSAIFPKGVMIGTIAGYSVDNKTGFWDISVELSERMGALSKVFVVKNLKKAEVQRIQDTLQTVIKKEND; from the coding sequence ATGGGATTTTTGCTGAGATTATTTTCGAAGAACGCTCTTTTTGTCTTCTTTATATTCCTGCAGATTGTTGCTTTGGTTCTGATATTCTCTAAAAACGTCATGCAGAAATCATGGGTAGCTGGCCAGTCGGCTGCGCTGAATTCATGGATTTCAGGGTATATTGATGAAGGAGTTTCATATCTGAAACTGAAACAGATCAATGAAGATCTTGTGGCACAGAACAAGTCTCTCATGACCCAGCTTTATGGGAAAGAAGGGGGGGCGAATCCTGTATTCAAAAAAGTTCATGATACGTTAGGTGGCGGTCAGATCTACACTTTTGTAGACGGTGAGATCGTATTTAACAGTATCAACAGAAGAAATAACTACTTTACAATCAATCGTGGCCGCAGAGACGGTGTTTTTCCTCAGATGGGCGTAATGGCACCTAAAGGAATTGCAGGGATTGTAATCAACTCTACAGACAGTTACGCTTTGGTTCAGTCTGTTCTGAGTGTTAATAAAATCAGAATTAATGCGTCATTGAAAAATTCCGGATATTTCGGAACGTTAACATGGAACGGTGACAATTCAAGAGTGATGCATCTTGCAGACATTCCTAAATACGTTGCCTTAAAAGTGGGTGATACCGTTGTTACAGACGGGAAGTCAGCGATTTTTCCTAAAGGCGTAATGATTGGTACCATCGCAGGATATTCTGTAGACAATAAAACAGGTTTCTGGGACATCTCAGTGGAACTGAGTGAGAGAATGGGAGCTTTGAGCAAAGTGTTTGTGGTGAAAAACCTTAAAAAAGCCGAAGTGCAGAGAATTCAGGATACCTTGCAGACCGTAATAAAAAAAGAAAATGATTAG
- a CDS encoding rod shape-determining protein: MSLFDMFTQEIAIDLGTANTLIIHNNKIVIDQPSIVAIERSTGRPIAVGEQAKHMQGKTHEDIKTIRPLKDGVIADFHASEHMIKEFIKKIPGIKGRFIQPALRIVICIPSGITEVEKRAVRDSAQKVNAKEVRLIYEPMAAAIGVGIDVQKPEGNMIIDIGGGTTEIAVVALGGIVCDKSVKIAGDVFTNDIAYYLRTHHNLYIGERTAERIKIEVGSAVEDLDVDIEDIPVQGRDLITGKPKEIMVGYKEIARALDKSIIRIEDAVMETLSLTPPELAADIYKTGIYLAGGGALLRGLADRLHKKTGLPVFVAEDPLRAVVRGTGIALKNMDKFNFLIK; the protein is encoded by the coding sequence ATGAGTTTATTCGATATGTTTACGCAAGAAATTGCGATAGACCTTGGTACTGCCAATACCCTTATCATCCATAATAATAAAATTGTTATAGATCAGCCGTCAATTGTTGCAATTGAACGTTCTACGGGTAGACCGATTGCTGTCGGTGAGCAGGCCAAACATATGCAGGGTAAAACTCACGAGGATATCAAGACAATTCGTCCATTGAAAGATGGGGTTATTGCTGATTTCCACGCTTCTGAACACATGATCAAAGAATTTATCAAAAAAATTCCTGGAATTAAAGGTCGATTTATACAGCCTGCACTGAGAATTGTGATCTGTATCCCTTCTGGTATCACCGAAGTTGAAAAAAGAGCCGTAAGAGACTCTGCTCAGAAAGTAAATGCCAAAGAAGTAAGATTGATCTACGAACCAATGGCTGCAGCAATAGGAGTTGGAATTGATGTACAGAAGCCTGAAGGAAATATGATCATCGATATAGGTGGGGGTACTACGGAAATTGCTGTAGTCGCTTTAGGAGGTATCGTATGTGACAAGTCTGTAAAAATTGCAGGTGACGTATTTACAAACGATATTGCTTACTACCTTAGAACACATCACAACCTTTACATCGGAGAAAGAACAGCTGAAAGAATCAAAATTGAAGTTGGTTCTGCAGTGGAAGATCTTGACGTTGATATTGAAGATATCCCGGTACAGGGTAGAGACCTGATCACAGGGAAGCCGAAGGAGATCATGGTAGGATATAAAGAAATTGCCCGTGCATTGGATAAATCCATCATCAGAATTGAAGATGCTGTAATGGAAACACTTTCTCTTACTCCACCGGAATTGGCTGCTGATATTTATAAAACAGGTATCTATCTTGCTGGAGGAGGTGCTTTATTGAGAGGTCTTGCAGACAGATTGCACAAAAAGACCGGTCTTCCTGTATTTGTAGCAGAAGACCCGTTGAGAGCTGTTGTTCGCGGAACCGGTATTGCCCTTAAGAATATGGATAAATTCAATTTCTTAATTAAATAA
- the hemA gene encoding glutamyl-tRNA reductase: MLQYSNIHQTSNFAVLSVSYEKADAETRGKFAFFDENIKNFVTRIHSVDLGDAFVVSTCNRTEIYTTSPNYLLVAEEYCKTIGVHLTDFLQFANILTKEEALIHLFRVASGLESQIIGDFEIIGQIKKAYSRFKKERQNSNPYLERAINAAIQISKRIKNETGISNGAASVSYAAVHYILNSQKKITEKNILLLGVGEIGQNTVENLVKHVYQPKIKIANRTQEKAEKISQKYNIPHVDYSGIDEELKNTDILIVATGAKHPIINKSHFPNGRETLVIDLSIPHNVEKNVTENENVTLIDVDELSKQIQETIQQREKEIPKAEKIIKELMKEFLEWEKKRKLAPNIHHFKAVLKNMERNEMHQFYRKNKYINITDMELSDKMIQKITNRFAKFIIDNPLKAEEISKLMHEILVEQPNNEFNEKH, from the coding sequence ATGTTACAGTATTCCAACATCCATCAGACATCGAATTTTGCTGTACTTTCCGTCAGCTACGAAAAGGCTGATGCAGAAACGAGAGGAAAATTTGCATTCTTTGATGAGAACATCAAAAACTTTGTTACCCGGATCCACAGTGTGGATTTAGGGGATGCATTTGTGGTTTCCACCTGTAACAGAACCGAAATCTATACCACTTCACCGAATTACCTTCTGGTAGCAGAAGAATACTGCAAAACAATCGGGGTACATCTTACGGATTTCCTTCAGTTTGCGAATATCCTTACGAAAGAAGAGGCTCTTATCCACCTGTTCAGAGTGGCATCAGGTCTTGAAAGCCAGATTATCGGGGATTTTGAGATCATCGGCCAGATCAAAAAGGCATACAGCCGTTTTAAAAAGGAAAGACAGAATTCCAATCCTTATCTGGAAAGAGCAATTAATGCAGCCATCCAGATCTCGAAAAGAATTAAGAATGAAACCGGAATTTCCAATGGTGCTGCTTCTGTATCTTATGCAGCGGTACATTATATTTTAAACAGTCAGAAAAAAATCACAGAGAAGAACATTCTTCTTCTGGGTGTTGGTGAGATTGGGCAAAATACGGTTGAAAATCTGGTAAAACATGTCTACCAACCCAAAATTAAAATTGCCAACAGAACTCAGGAGAAAGCTGAAAAGATTTCCCAGAAATACAATATTCCTCATGTTGACTATTCCGGTATTGATGAGGAATTAAAAAACACCGACATCTTAATTGTTGCTACGGGAGCCAAACACCCTATTATCAACAAGTCTCATTTCCCGAACGGAAGAGAAACACTGGTGATTGACCTTTCCATTCCGCATAACGTTGAAAAGAATGTTACCGAAAATGAAAACGTAACACTGATTGATGTAGATGAACTTTCAAAACAGATTCAGGAAACCATCCAGCAAAGGGAAAAAGAGATTCCAAAAGCTGAAAAAATCATCAAAGAACTGATGAAAGAGTTTCTGGAGTGGGAAAAAAAGAGAAAGCTGGCACCCAATATTCATCATTTCAAAGCGGTTCTAAAGAACATGGAACGCAATGAAATGCATCAATTTTACAGAAAAAATAAATACATAAACATCACGGACATGGAGCTTTCTGACAAAATGATCCAGAAAATCACCAACCGTTTTGCAAAATTTATCATCGACAATCCTTTAAAAGCCGAAGAAATTAGTAAATTAATGCACGAAATATTAGTTGAACAACCAAACAACGAATTCAATGAAAAGCATTAG
- the hemC gene encoding hydroxymethylbilane synthase, with the protein MKSIRIGTRNSALALWQAREVARHLQNRNYLTEIVPIISSGDKNLNQPLYSLGITGVFTRDLDVALLNDEIDIAVHSLKDVPTQLPQNIEMIAYLERDFPQDVLIRKESARNKEFHELKLATSSLRRRAFWLKNYPHAEFSDIRGNIQTRLQKLQDGDFDATILSLAGIKRMKMDIDYEMLPLMIPAASQGVIAVAGHSDKPEINEVLRQINHKKTQICVEIERNFLSTLEGGCTAPIGAYAEIIENQIRFKAALCSLDGKNCIATDENFEYNETENFGKKFAKIVLENGGKELMTEIKNSY; encoded by the coding sequence ATGAAAAGCATTAGAATCGGAACAAGAAATTCCGCACTTGCACTTTGGCAGGCAAGAGAGGTTGCAAGGCACCTTCAAAACCGTAATTATTTAACGGAAATTGTTCCTATCATATCTTCTGGCGATAAGAACTTAAATCAACCGCTTTATTCTTTAGGAATCACCGGGGTTTTCACAAGAGACCTGGATGTGGCTTTACTGAATGACGAGATTGATATTGCTGTACATTCTTTAAAAGATGTTCCTACACAGCTTCCTCAAAACATTGAGATGATTGCTTATCTGGAAAGAGATTTCCCGCAGGACGTATTAATAAGAAAAGAATCTGCACGAAATAAAGAATTCCACGAACTGAAGCTGGCCACCAGCAGTCTGAGAAGAAGAGCATTCTGGTTAAAGAATTATCCTCATGCTGAATTTTCAGATATACGAGGGAATATCCAGACGCGTCTTCAGAAACTGCAGGACGGAGATTTTGATGCAACGATTTTATCTCTGGCGGGAATCAAAAGAATGAAAATGGACATCGATTATGAGATGCTTCCATTGATGATCCCGGCTGCTTCTCAGGGAGTGATTGCCGTTGCCGGACATTCAGATAAACCTGAGATCAATGAAGTTTTAAGACAAATCAACCATAAAAAGACTCAGATCTGTGTAGAGATCGAAAGAAATTTCCTGAGCACACTGGAAGGCGGATGTACTGCTCCAATTGGTGCTTATGCAGAGATCATAGAAAACCAGATCCGTTTCAAAGCTGCACTTTGCTCATTGGACGGCAAAAACTGTATTGCTACCGACGAGAACTTTGAGTATAACGAAACTGAGAATTTTGGAAAAAAGTTTGCCAAAATTGTTCTTGAAAATGGAGGAAAAGAACTGATGACTGAAATTAAGAATTCTTATTAA
- a CDS encoding DUF1287 domain-containing protein: protein MKKSLSLLLLLFCLFIAHAQNKFALQLSDSALGLIDHTVAYDPTYFVLKYPNGDVPSDKGVCTDVIIRAYRKLGIDLQKEVHEDMVKNFSKYPKIWGLKKPDTNIDHRRVPNLAVFFSKFGKEKSIETNPLLYIPGDIVTWVLPGNLTHIGLVVNKKSADGKRFLIVHNIGGGQVMEDVLFKYTVTGHYQYQK from the coding sequence ATGAAAAAGTCTCTGTCTTTATTATTACTCTTATTCTGTTTGTTCATTGCACATGCGCAAAACAAATTTGCCCTGCAATTATCTGATTCTGCTTTAGGATTAATAGACCATACGGTTGCGTATGATCCTACGTATTTCGTTCTTAAATATCCCAATGGTGATGTTCCTTCAGATAAAGGAGTCTGCACAGACGTTATAATAAGAGCGTACAGAAAACTGGGAATCGACCTGCAAAAAGAAGTGCACGAGGATATGGTGAAAAACTTTTCAAAATATCCAAAAATATGGGGATTAAAGAAGCCGGACACTAATATTGATCATCGAAGGGTTCCCAATCTGGCTGTATTCTTTTCTAAGTTTGGAAAAGAAAAATCTATTGAAACCAACCCTCTGCTGTATATCCCAGGGGATATTGTTACCTGGGTTTTACCCGGAAACTTAACCCATATTGGACTTGTTGTCAATAAAAAATCTGCTGACGGGAAAAGGTTTTTGATTGTCCATAATATAGGTGGCGGACAGGTAATGGAAGACGTCCTTTTTAAATACACAGTTACAGGACATTATCAATACCAGAAATAA
- a CDS encoding peptidoglycan recognition family protein: MKNFIYAFFVLIACIAKAQTNEFKTVNKPIDYSPERVRLSLDYLKSHYNIVQNSPAISPKIIVLHYTAGGTVETNYKYFNKTHLESARNVLKKQSTLNVSSQFIVDRDGTIYQLMEPNMFARHTIGLNYCAIGIENIGSKNQPLTEKQSLSNAQLIRHLTKKYNIEYLIGHSEYGIFRGSKLWKETDPNYFTAKEDPGKDFMKKVRLLVSDLHLKDKP, translated from the coding sequence ATGAAAAACTTTATTTATGCTTTCTTTGTATTGATAGCATGTATTGCGAAAGCTCAAACCAACGAATTCAAAACAGTTAATAAACCTATTGATTATTCTCCGGAAAGGGTACGTCTAAGTTTAGATTATCTTAAAAGTCATTATAATATTGTTCAAAATTCACCGGCAATTTCACCTAAAATAATTGTACTTCATTATACAGCCGGTGGAACCGTTGAAACCAATTATAAATATTTTAATAAGACTCATCTGGAATCTGCCAGAAATGTTTTAAAAAAGCAAAGTACTTTAAATGTTTCTTCGCAGTTTATTGTAGACAGAGATGGGACTATCTATCAGCTCATGGAGCCCAATATGTTTGCAAGACATACCATTGGACTTAATTATTGCGCAATCGGCATTGAAAACATAGGCAGCAAGAATCAGCCGCTTACAGAAAAACAATCTCTGTCGAACGCACAGTTAATAAGACATTTAACTAAAAAATACAATATAGAATATCTTATAGGACATTCAGAATATGGTATATTTAGAGGTTCAAAACTCTGGAAAGAAACTGACCCGAATTATTTTACAGCAAAAGAAGATCCGGGCAAAGATTTCATGAAAAAAGTAAGATTACTAGTAAGCGATTTACATTTAAAAGATAAACCCTGA
- a CDS encoding uroporphyrinogen-III synthase, translating to MKILFTKTIDATLLSRELGSDISAECIEVIRTESIKTAPFDLKNRSLIFTSVNGVRSFFKNQFKPNEDFTAKNYNKIYCVGEKTKREVRKNGFGTFKVLKNAETLSEFIIGNCQHEEFLHFCGNLAIDVLDKDLPLQNIRYKKITIYNTEEIQPSVPEKYHAAVFFSPSGVRSFAKLNSLEGMKIFSIGETTSGELRKYTKDQIFTSEENNLTSIFGLIKKEL from the coding sequence ATGAAAATTCTATTTACCAAAACCATAGATGCCACATTACTATCCAGAGAACTAGGATCGGATATCTCGGCTGAATGTATTGAGGTAATTAGGACGGAGTCTATAAAAACGGCTCCCTTCGATTTAAAAAATCGTTCCCTGATCTTCACCAGTGTCAATGGAGTAAGATCATTTTTTAAAAATCAATTTAAGCCCAACGAAGATTTTACCGCAAAAAACTACAACAAGATATACTGTGTGGGTGAAAAAACGAAGCGGGAAGTGAGAAAAAACGGTTTCGGAACATTCAAGGTTCTGAAAAATGCAGAGACACTTTCGGAGTTTATTATCGGAAACTGCCAGCACGAGGAGTTCCTTCACTTTTGTGGCAACCTGGCCATCGATGTCCTGGATAAGGACCTTCCTCTGCAGAACATCCGGTATAAAAAGATCACGATTTACAATACGGAGGAAATTCAGCCTTCAGTACCTGAAAAATATCATGCTGCAGTTTTTTTTAGTCCAAGCGGAGTTCGTAGTTTTGCAAAACTCAATTCGTTAGAAGGAATGAAGATTTTTTCAATAGGAGAAACTACCTCCGGTGAACTTAGAAAGTACACTAAAGATCAGATATTCACCTCTGAAGAAAATAATCTGACGTCTATTTTCGGATTGATAAAAAAGGAACTTTGA
- the hemE gene encoding uroporphyrinogen decarboxylase codes for MIKNDLYLKALRGETVERPPVWMMRQAGRYLPEFIALRDQYDFFTRCQTPELASEITVQPIRRFPLDAAILFSDILVVPQAMGIDFKMKENVGPWLDNPIRTMEQVQNVVVPDVDDTLGYVFDAIELTLIKLDNEIPLIGFAGSPWTILCYCIEGKGSKAFDIAKSFCFQQPEAAHLLLQKITDTTIAYLKRKVEKGVSAVQVFDSWGGMLSPTDYQEFSWQYINQIVEALSPLTHVVVFGKGCWFALEDMTMSKASALGVDWTITPEFARTLTNHTMTLQGNFDPARLHSTPETIKKMVTEMINRFGKDRYIANLGHGILPNIPVENAEAFIRAVVDWKPIN; via the coding sequence ATGATTAAAAACGACTTATATTTAAAAGCACTCCGCGGAGAAACTGTAGAAAGACCGCCAGTATGGATGATGAGACAGGCCGGAAGATATCTGCCGGAATTTATTGCTCTTCGTGATCAATATGACTTCTTTACGAGATGTCAGACTCCAGAACTGGCTTCCGAAATTACGGTACAGCCTATCCGCAGATTCCCTTTGGATGCGGCGATCTTGTTTTCTGATATTCTGGTAGTTCCTCAAGCAATGGGAATTGATTTTAAAATGAAGGAGAATGTGGGTCCGTGGTTAGATAATCCAATCAGAACTATGGAGCAGGTTCAGAATGTTGTGGTTCCTGATGTGGATGATACTTTAGGATACGTTTTTGATGCGATTGAGCTTACATTAATTAAATTAGACAACGAGATTCCATTGATTGGTTTTGCAGGTTCTCCATGGACGATCCTGTGCTACTGTATTGAAGGGAAAGGAAGTAAAGCTTTTGACATTGCGAAATCATTCTGTTTCCAGCAGCCGGAAGCCGCTCATTTATTGCTTCAGAAGATTACGGATACTACGATTGCTTATTTAAAAAGAAAGGTTGAAAAAGGAGTTTCTGCGGTTCAGGTATTTGATTCCTGGGGTGGTATGCTTTCTCCTACGGATTATCAGGAATTCTCATGGCAGTATATCAATCAGATCGTTGAAGCATTGAGTCCTCTTACCCATGTTGTGGTATTTGGAAAAGGATGTTGGTTCGCTCTTGAAGATATGACAATGTCTAAAGCTTCTGCTTTAGGTGTAGACTGGACCATTACTCCGGAATTTGCAAGAACACTGACTAACCACACGATGACGCTTCAGGGGAATTTTGATCCTGCAAGACTTCATTCTACTCCGGAAACGATCAAGAAAATGGTCACTGAGATGATCAACCGTTTTGGAAAAGACAGATATATCGCCAATCTTGGACACGGAATTTTACCTAATATTCCTGTGGAAAATGCTGAAGCGTTTATCAGAGCTGTAGTAGACTGGAAACCGATTAACTAG
- a CDS encoding NAD(P)H-dependent oxidoreductase yields MELIEKLNWRFATKAMNGQKVPQEKVDKILEAARLAPTSSGLQPFEIIVITNQEVKEQIRPHAWNQPQVTDCSHLLVFAAWDNYTEDRINHIFDLTNEIRGFKNEGWENYRQMLLGTYPQRSAEENFTHAAKQAYISFGAAIIAAAFEEVDSTPMEGFSPDDVDEVLNLKEKGLKSVLLLPIGYRDTESDWLVNLTKVRKPKEDFITEVN; encoded by the coding sequence ATGGAATTAATTGAAAAATTGAACTGGAGATTTGCGACTAAAGCAATGAACGGTCAGAAAGTACCACAGGAAAAAGTGGATAAAATACTGGAAGCAGCAAGACTGGCTCCTACATCCAGCGGCCTTCAGCCTTTTGAGATCATTGTGATCACCAATCAGGAAGTGAAAGAGCAGATCAGACCACATGCGTGGAACCAGCCGCAGGTCACAGACTGTTCGCACCTTTTGGTTTTTGCAGCCTGGGATAATTATACGGAAGATAGGATCAATCATATATTTGACCTTACAAATGAGATCAGAGGTTTTAAAAATGAAGGTTGGGAAAACTACAGACAAATGCTGTTGGGAACTTATCCTCAAAGATCTGCTGAAGAAAACTTTACGCATGCCGCAAAACAGGCCTATATTTCATTTGGGGCAGCCATCATTGCAGCCGCTTTTGAAGAGGTTGACTCTACGCCCATGGAAGGTTTCTCTCCTGACGATGTGGATGAGGTTTTAAACTTAAAAGAAAAAGGGTTGAAGAGTGTTTTACTACTCCCAATCGGTTACAGAGATACGGAATCAGACTGGTTGGTGAACCTTACGAAAGTGAGAAAGCCAAAAGAAGATTTTATTACTGAGGTGAATTAA
- a CDS encoding GNAT family acetyltransferase, with protein MKKLNKERMKEIAAGDEICLECPIGYIQVIIHGRCDCIFQE; from the coding sequence ATGAAAAAATTAAACAAAGAAAGAATGAAGGAAATAGCAGCAGGTGATGAAATCTGTCTTGAATGTCCAATAGGATATATTCAAGTTATCATTCACGGCAGATGCGACTGTATTTTTCAGGAATAA
- a CDS encoding cysteine desulfurase, producing MFDIQEIRSQFTILNREVNGKPLVYLDNAATSQKPDSVLKIWNEYYTELNANVHRGIHTLSQLATEEMELSRRKIQKFINAKHDFEVIFTKGTTEGLNLIAYILTQKLKKDDEIIISYLEHHSNIVPWQLLCERTGAKLRVIPIDENGILQLDYLDEFLSEKTKVVSVNQVSNALGIVNPIEEIIAKTRKNSDAYIVIDGAQSVPHFEIDVQKMDCDFFVFSGHKMYAPMGTGILYGKQEILEELPPFHGGGEMIATCSFDGTTYAGLPFKYEAGTPNVGGNIALGAAIDFMERIGRQDIQNHENALLEYAQRQLLELENIKIYGENAKRTGVVSFNLEGVGISSDVGMILDKMGIAVRTGHHCTQPIMDFFNIAGTVRASFAVYNTFEEIDKLVEGVKKAQKMLG from the coding sequence ATGTTTGACATTCAGGAAATAAGAAGTCAGTTTACTATATTAAACCGCGAAGTGAATGGTAAGCCTTTGGTTTACTTAGATAATGCAGCAACATCTCAGAAGCCGGATTCTGTTTTGAAAATCTGGAATGAATATTATACAGAGCTTAATGCTAATGTTCACAGAGGAATCCATACATTAAGTCAGCTGGCAACAGAAGAAATGGAGCTTTCCAGAAGAAAGATTCAGAAATTCATTAATGCAAAGCATGACTTTGAAGTTATTTTTACAAAAGGAACAACAGAAGGTCTGAACCTCATCGCCTATATTTTAACACAGAAGCTTAAAAAAGATGATGAGATCATTATTTCCTACCTTGAGCATCACTCCAATATCGTTCCATGGCAGTTGCTTTGTGAAAGAACAGGAGCAAAGCTAAGAGTGATCCCGATTGATGAAAACGGAATCCTTCAATTAGATTATTTAGATGAATTTCTAAGTGAAAAAACAAAAGTGGTTTCTGTAAACCAGGTTTCCAATGCCTTGGGAATTGTGAATCCTATAGAAGAGATCATCGCTAAGACAAGAAAAAATTCAGACGCCTATATTGTAATCGATGGGGCACAGTCTGTTCCTCACTTTGAAATTGATGTACAGAAGATGGACTGTGATTTCTTTGTGTTTTCGGGACATAAGATGTATGCACCAATGGGAACCGGAATCCTTTACGGGAAACAGGAAATCCTGGAAGAGCTGCCACCATTCCATGGAGGGGGAGAGATGATTGCCACATGTTCTTTTGACGGAACAACTTATGCCGGACTTCCCTTTAAATATGAAGCAGGAACACCGAATGTAGGCGGAAATATTGCTTTGGGAGCTGCCATTGATTTTATGGAAAGAATTGGCAGACAGGATATTCAGAATCATGAAAATGCTTTGCTGGAATATGCTCAGAGACAGCTTCTGGAATTGGAAAACATCAAAATCTATGGTGAAAATGCCAAAAGAACAGGGGTAGTTTCGTTTAATTTAGAAGGAGTGGGAATTTCGTCTGATGTAGGAATGATCCTCGATAAAATGGGGATTGCCGTAAGAACCGGGCACCACTGTACCCAGCCAATCATGGACTTCTTTAATATAGCCGGAACCGTAAGGGCAAGTTTTGCTGTTTATAATACTTTTGAAGAAATTGACAAGCTTGTAGAAGGCGTGAAGAAAGCTCAGAAAATGCTGGGATAA
- a CDS encoding 50S ribosomal protein L25/general stress protein Ctc — protein MKSITIQGTKRESVGKKSTKALRDAELVPCVVYGGETPLNFSAEERAFKGLVYTPEAHTVSIELDGNTIPAVLQDIQFHPITDKILHVDFYQLSDDKPVVMEVPVRLIGRSKGVVAGGVLRQSFRKLKVKAIPANLPDEVVVDVTSLKIGNKLYVGGLKAEGFSFVHPDNAVVVAVKMSRNAMKGGAVVEDDEDEEVVAEEGAAPAEETAAE, from the coding sequence ATGAAATCTATTACAATTCAAGGTACAAAAAGAGAAAGCGTGGGCAAAAAGTCTACAAAAGCTTTACGTGATGCTGAATTAGTTCCTTGTGTTGTTTATGGAGGTGAAACACCTTTGAACTTCTCTGCAGAAGAGAGAGCTTTCAAAGGTTTAGTATATACTCCTGAAGCACACACGGTATCTATTGAACTAGACGGAAATACAATTCCAGCAGTTCTTCAGGATATTCAGTTCCACCCAATTACGGACAAAATTTTACACGTAGACTTCTACCAGTTATCAGATGATAAGCCAGTGGTTATGGAAGTTCCTGTAAGACTTATTGGACGTTCTAAAGGTGTTGTGGCTGGTGGTGTTTTACGTCAGTCTTTCAGAAAATTGAAAGTGAAAGCAATTCCTGCAAACTTACCGGATGAGGTAGTTGTAGATGTTACTTCATTAAAAATTGGTAACAAACTTTATGTAGGAGGTCTTAAAGCTGAAGGATTCTCTTTCGTTCATCCGGACAACGCAGTTGTAGTAGCTGTTAAGATGTCTAGAAATGCAATGAAAGGTGGTGCAGTAGTTGAAGATGATGAAGATGAAGAAGTTGTAGCTGAAGAAGGTGCAGCTCCTGCAGAGGAAACTGCAGCAGAATAA